Below is a genomic region from Deltaproteobacteria bacterium.
ATCGTAATGCGAGTGTTATTTTGTTTCACTACATTTTACGAATTTTGTAAATCGCCCCTTGAAAAATCAGGCAGTTACACGATTTTTTGCAAAACAAGTGTCAAAGATGGAATGAGTGTCCCTATTTAACCATCGGTACGCCCTTTGCTGATATGGGCCAGGTTGAGGATGGCGGGGTGGTCTATACTTTCATTCGCTCTGGAGCCTACTGGGTACAAGAGGCGCAGCTTTTTCCCTTGGATCTCCACAAAAGCTCCAAGTTTGGTAGATATGTGGATATCAGCGGTAACACTATTGTGATTGGATCTAGGATATCCCACTGGAAAGGGGCTGCATACATTTATGTGGGCCCCGACCTTGAGCAATAGAAAAAGGGGATAGGTGCTCGTGTTAAACCATTGGCAATCATTAACCTGTTGCAATAAATGGGTTACAAATTATTAAACCCTCAATATTTTGACCTGCTTGCAAATCTTCTGTGTATAAATAATGGCAATTTGTTGCAATTGCAGCAGCTATAATTGTGGCATCCCAAAGTGATAATGAATAGTTTTGCTTTAATGCTAATGCTCGATGCAGAAGAGGTAATATATCATCAACTACATGCATTATACATAAATCATTTATAATTTGAGTTGCTTCTTGTTCACTAATAACAACTTTTATTTTTCGTGTAACCGTAATAAAAAACTCTTTAAGAACTTGCACACTAATAACTGCATTATTTGTATTAACCAAAATACGTAACAAATCAGCTGCTACCAAATTACGCTGCTTATCTGATTGATCGAAGGCATAAACAATAATGTTAGTATCAATAAAACTTTTTTCAACATTCATGTAATTCATCTCGAGTCCATGCATGGACCCCTACATTCAGTGTAGGTTTTTGTAGACGAGTTAATAAACGCTGGCGTTTTGTCTCGGTATCATCTTCGTTACGTACTAGCATTTCTAAATTATCACGTATTAATTGTGTAAGGCTGGTTTGCCTTTTTAATGCGATGATTCTTGCTTTAGTCAGAAGTTCAGAATCAATAGCAAGAGTAATATTTTGTTTGCTATGCATGCTATACATAATATGTGAAAAACTTATTATGTGCAATGAAATATTTTATAGTCGAAGTAGAGTAAAGAAACGAAGTAGGTTGGGGTCATGGCGCGCGATGCGGGAGTCGAACCCACGGCCTACGGCTTCGGAGGCCGTCACTCTATCCATCTGAGCTAATCGCGCGCTTAAGTACCTTTATTAGCGCAGTGTAATTTATGAGGCAATACTATCGGTAACTATTCATTTTACCAGAGAAATTATAAAACTGCTTAATTTTTCAGTATTATTTCAGCCATAATTATTACTAATTGCGTAAATTTTAATGACCTGATGTTTGTCAAGTCTTGCGTAATTTCGCGCCACAAATAATACTGTTTTTATCATGCGTAAATTAATTATCATTTTAAGTCTAACCTTAGCACCGGTAATTGCCAGTGCTTCGGTTATTATTCCATTAGCAGAACCTAAGCTTGTTGCAGCAGCCGACACCGTTTTTTGGGGTACTGTTGTTGATATTACAGCGCAACAAGACGCCAATGGTTTTGTTACTTCGTTATTTAAAGTGCAAGTTTATCAGGGGCTTAAGGGCACTAAGCTCGGTGACGAGGTTATAATCGAAGTGCCAGGTGGCGACCTTAACACTGGTGTTAGCGTAGCGGTCACTGGCTCACCACGCCCAAATATTGGCGATATGGTTTTTTGTTTTGCTGAACGCCATGGTCAGACACTGCGTCCACTAGGTATGTCTTTTGGTATGTTGGCTATAAAACAAGAGGCTGGTACCAATAATTTACGTGTTTATCGCAATCTTAATGGTTTGCAGCTAACCGCAAAATCAGGCAAAGCGATAGACGCTACTAACTATATGATAAGCGGCGAAAAGTTCGATGATTTTATTGCTCGTATTGAAAAACAAATACAAGCTTTGCCCACGCAATCAGCAGCTAAAAATAGTGAGGTGCAAAAATGAAAATATTAACTGCCTTTTTGGCCACCTCTTTTTTTCTGTTTAATAATGTTTGGGCTCAAACAACCGATTTATTAGATTGTAATGCAAATGGTCCTACCTACAATCCTAGCGGCTATCGTTGGGCGATAGTGCCAAACACAGCTTCTTCGCCCAAACCTATTGAGTATCGTATCTGTAGTAAAGG
It encodes:
- a CDS encoding FG-GAP repeat protein produces the protein MQNKCQRWNECPYLTIGTPFADMGQVEDGGVVYTFIRSGAYWVQEAQLFPLDLHKSSKFGRYVDISGNTIVIGSRISHWKGAAYIYVGPDLEQ
- a CDS encoding PIN domain-containing protein yields the protein MNVEKSFIDTNIIVYAFDQSDKQRNLVAADLLRILVNTNNAVISVQVLKEFFITVTRKIKVVISEQEATQIINDLCIMHVVDDILPLLHRALALKQNYSLSLWDATIIAAAIATNCHYLYTEDLQAGQNIEGLIICNPFIATG